The Haladaptatus cibarius D43 genome window below encodes:
- the udk gene encoding uridine kinase → MTIPSFVIGIAGGTGAGKTTVAREVTEDVSDSVTRIPMDNYYEDLSHLNFEERAEVNYDHPSAFEWELLRDHLDELLSGQTIEMPQYDFTIHNRKEERVTVEPTDVVILEGILALYDSEINEMLDLQVYVETDADVRILRRIERDVVDRERDLEGVMNQYLSTVKPMHEQFVEPTKKHADLIIPEGANRVAVNLLEEKVQAEARSHPTWNVDEELNLSDDHADRDSRRVPQTAATSDGSGERWHSAENRE, encoded by the coding sequence AACCGAGGACGTGAGCGACTCCGTCACTCGCATTCCGATGGACAACTACTACGAAGACCTCTCACACCTCAATTTCGAGGAGCGCGCGGAAGTCAACTACGACCACCCCTCGGCGTTCGAGTGGGAACTGCTCCGCGACCATCTCGATGAACTCCTCTCCGGTCAGACCATCGAGATGCCCCAGTACGATTTCACGATTCACAACCGGAAAGAAGAACGCGTCACGGTCGAACCGACCGACGTGGTGATTCTCGAAGGGATTCTCGCCCTCTACGATTCGGAAATCAACGAGATGCTGGATTTGCAAGTGTACGTCGAAACCGACGCCGACGTTCGCATCCTCCGGCGAATCGAGCGCGACGTGGTAGACCGCGAGCGCGACCTCGAAGGCGTCATGAACCAATATCTCTCGACGGTGAAACCGATGCACGAGCAGTTCGTCGAACCGACGAAAAAGCACGCCGACCTCATCATTCCGGAAGGTGCGAATCGCGTCGCCGTCAACCTGCTTGAGGAGAAAGTACAGGCAGAAGCCAGAAGCCATCCGACGTGGAACGTAGACGAGGAACTGAACCTTTCTGACGACCACGCAGACAGGGATAGCCGACGCGTGCCGCAGACTGCCGCGACATCCGACGGTAGCGGAGAACGGTGGCACTCGGCGGAAAATCGAGAGTAG
- a CDS encoding DUF5785 family protein — translation MDWPHDPDGEEGSEGGRKYGLAILAKKLDEDEDFPLSSEEFAEEHADEPIRINYKSVVSVADIFEHVEPAEYETIVNFHRGVGAAMRSGGFWDYHPVGENPEKKRA, via the coding sequence ATGGACTGGCCCCACGACCCAGACGGCGAGGAAGGGAGCGAGGGCGGACGGAAGTACGGACTCGCAATCCTCGCAAAGAAACTGGACGAAGACGAGGATTTCCCGCTTTCCAGCGAGGAATTCGCCGAGGAACACGCAGACGAACCGATTCGCATCAACTACAAGAGCGTCGTGAGCGTCGCCGACATCTTCGAGCACGTCGAACCGGCAGAGTACGAGACGATTGTGAATTTCCACCGCGGCGTCGGTGCCGCAATGCGTTCCGGTGGCTTCTGGGACTACCACCCGGTCGGCGAAAACCCGGAAAAGAAACGAGCCTGA